From a region of the Enterobacter sp. JBIWA008 genome:
- the rcsD gene encoding phosphotransferase RcsD: MSQTETTAPSKFSLLPGSITRFFLLLIVVLLVTMGVMVQSAVNAWLKDKSYQVVDITHAVHKRIDTWRYATWQIYDNIAAAPTSSSGDGLQETRLKQDVYYLEKPQRKTEALIFGSHDSATLEMTQRISTYLDTLWGAETVPWSMYYLNGQDNSMILISTLPLKDLSSGFKETTVGSIVDSRRAEMLQQANALDERESFSSLRRLAWQNGHYFTLRTTFNQPGHLATVVAFDLPINDLIPPDMPLDSFRLEPDSSTQNMRAASDKEAAESVSISFNGSKIEIASSLNSTGMRLVWQVPFGTLLLDTLQNILLPLLLNIGLLALALFGYSTFRFQPGRQSDASTVPAGTRNELRVLRALNEEIVSVLPLGVLVHDQEANRTVMSNKIADHLLPHLNLQNITTMADQHQGVIQATINNELYEIRQFRSQVAPRTQIFIIRDQDREVLVNKKLKQAQRLYEKNQQGRAAFMQNIGDAFKQPLQTLATQAAALNTSESHQLASQADSLVRLVDEIQLANMLENDFWKGTPALFSIQALIDEVVPEVLPVIKRKGLQLLINNNLPANDERHGDREALRRILLMIIQYAVTTTQIGKITLEVSTEESAEDRLTFRILDTGEGVTTSEIDNLHFPFLNDTQSDRYGKANALTFWLCDQLARKLGGHLNIKARESLGTRYSLHVKMAANPQEVDEERLLDDVVVMVDVTSNEIRNIVVRQLENWGAACITPDERLASQEFDLFLTDNPSNLTASGLLLSDDESGVRKIGPGQLRVNFNISNAMQEAVLQLIEEQLAQEDMTESPLGGNENAELHASGYYSLFVDTVPDDVKRLYTESAANDFAALAQTAHRLKGVFAMLNLVPGKQLCETLEHLIREKDASGIEKYISDIDAYVKSLL; the protein is encoded by the coding sequence ATGAGTCAGACTGAAACCACCGCCCCGAGCAAATTCTCCCTCCTTCCCGGGAGCATCACCCGTTTCTTTCTTCTTTTGATCGTTGTGCTATTAGTGACCATGGGGGTGATGGTACAAAGCGCGGTTAATGCCTGGCTGAAGGATAAGAGCTATCAGGTCGTTGATATCACTCATGCCGTGCACAAGCGCATAGATACCTGGCGCTACGCCACCTGGCAGATTTACGACAATATCGCGGCTGCCCCGACCTCCTCATCCGGGGATGGACTTCAGGAGACGCGGCTTAAGCAGGATGTCTATTATCTCGAAAAACCGCAGCGTAAAACCGAGGCCCTTATCTTTGGCTCTCACGACAGCGCGACGCTTGAGATGACGCAGCGTATTTCGACCTATCTGGATACCCTCTGGGGAGCCGAAACGGTACCGTGGTCGATGTACTATCTGAACGGTCAGGACAACAGCATGATCCTGATTTCAACGCTGCCGTTAAAAGATCTCTCCTCTGGCTTTAAAGAGACAACCGTAGGCAGCATCGTTGATTCTCGCCGGGCAGAGATGCTGCAGCAGGCGAACGCCCTTGATGAACGTGAGAGCTTCTCTTCCCTGCGTCGTCTGGCCTGGCAAAACGGTCATTATTTTACCCTGCGCACCACGTTCAACCAGCCAGGGCATCTGGCGACGGTGGTGGCCTTCGATTTACCGATTAATGATTTAATCCCGCCGGATATGCCGCTCGACAGCTTCCGCCTGGAGCCAGACAGCAGTACCCAGAATATGCGTGCGGCGTCTGACAAAGAGGCCGCGGAAAGCGTATCGATCTCCTTTAACGGCTCGAAAATTGAAATTGCCTCATCGCTGAACTCGACCGGTATGCGTCTGGTCTGGCAGGTGCCGTTTGGCACGCTGTTGCTCGACACCCTGCAAAATATCCTGCTGCCTCTGCTGCTGAATATCGGACTGCTGGCACTGGCTCTGTTTGGCTACAGCACCTTCCGTTTCCAGCCGGGGCGTCAGAGCGACGCCTCTACCGTTCCGGCCGGTACCAGGAATGAGCTGCGCGTATTACGTGCGCTGAATGAAGAGATTGTTTCCGTGCTGCCGCTTGGGGTCTTAGTTCACGATCAGGAAGCGAATCGTACGGTGATGAGCAACAAAATTGCCGACCATCTGCTGCCGCATCTTAACCTGCAGAACATCACCACCATGGCGGATCAACACCAGGGGGTGATTCAGGCCACCATCAACAATGAACTGTACGAGATCCGCCAGTTCCGCAGCCAGGTGGCTCCCCGCACGCAAATCTTCATTATTCGCGACCAGGATCGCGAAGTGCTGGTCAATAAAAAGCTCAAGCAGGCGCAAAGGCTGTATGAGAAAAACCAGCAGGGGCGCGCCGCATTCATGCAGAACATTGGCGATGCCTTCAAGCAGCCGTTACAAACGCTGGCGACCCAGGCGGCGGCGTTAAACACCTCAGAAAGCCACCAGCTTGCCAGCCAGGCCGATTCTCTGGTCAGACTGGTTGATGAGATTCAGCTGGCAAACATGCTGGAGAATGATTTCTGGAAGGGAACGCCTGCCCTCTTCTCCATCCAGGCTCTGATCGATGAAGTGGTGCCGGAAGTGCTCCCCGTCATTAAGCGCAAAGGGCTGCAGCTGCTAATCAATAACAATCTCCCTGCGAATGACGAACGCCACGGCGATCGTGAAGCGCTGCGCCGCATTCTGCTGATGATTATTCAGTACGCAGTAACCACCACGCAGATCGGCAAAATTACCCTTGAAGTCAGCACTGAGGAGTCGGCAGAGGACCGTCTGACGTTCCGCATCCTGGACACCGGGGAAGGCGTCACAACGAGCGAAATTGATAATCTGCACTTCCCGTTCCTGAATGACACGCAAAGCGATCGCTACGGCAAGGCCAATGCTCTGACCTTCTGGCTGTGCGATCAGCTGGCACGAAAGCTCGGCGGCCATCTGAATATCAAAGCCCGTGAATCCCTCGGCACCCGTTATTCTCTGCACGTAAAAATGGCGGCCAATCCGCAGGAAGTAGATGAAGAACGTCTGCTGGATGATGTCGTGGTGATGGTCGATGTGACCTCGAACGAGATCCGCAATATTGTCGTTCGTCAGTTAGAAAACTGGGGTGCGGCCTGCATAACGCCGGATGAAAGACTTGCAAGTCAAGAATTTGATCTGTTTTTAACTGATAATCCGTCTAATCTTACTGCCTCCGGCTTGCTTTTAAGCGATGATGAGTCAGGCGTGCGGAAAATCGGCCCTGGCCAGCTGCGCGTCAACTTTAATATAAGCAATGCGATGCAGGAAGCTGTACTACAACTAATAGAAGAGCAGCTGGCGCAGGAAGATATGACGGAATCACCGTTAGGCGGCAATGAAAATGCCGAGCTTCACGCCAGCGGATACTATTCACTCTTTGTTGATACAGTACCAGATGATGTTAAGCGGTTGTATACTGAGTCCGCTGCGAATGATTTTGCAGCGCTGGCACAGACAGCACACCGGCTTAAAGGGGTGTTTGCCATGCTTAATCTGGTTCCCGGCAAGCAGTTATGTGAAACGCTGGAACATCTAATTCGTGAGAAAGATGCCTCTGGCATTGAAAAATACATCAGCGACATTGACGCCTACGTCAAAAGCTTGCTGTAG
- the rcsB gene encoding response regulator transcription factor RcsB: MNNMNVIIADDHPIVLFGIRKSLEQIEWVNVVGEFEDSTALINNLPKLDAHVLITDLSMPGDKYGDGITLIKYIKRHFPDISIIVLTMNNNPAILSAVLDLDIEGIVLKQGAPTDLPKALAALQKGKKFTPESVSRLLEKISAGGYGDKRLSPKESEVLRLFAEGFLVTEIAKKLNRSIKTISSQKKSAMMKLGVDNDIALLNYLSSVTLSATDKD; encoded by the coding sequence ATGAACAATATGAACGTAATTATTGCCGATGACCATCCGATTGTACTGTTCGGTATTCGCAAATCACTTGAACAGATCGAGTGGGTGAATGTAGTCGGTGAATTTGAAGACTCTACAGCACTGATCAATAACCTCCCAAAGCTTGATGCACACGTGCTCATTACCGATCTCTCCATGCCTGGAGACAAGTACGGTGATGGGATCACGCTCATCAAATACATTAAACGTCACTTCCCGGATATCTCGATCATTGTTCTGACCATGAACAACAACCCTGCGATCCTGAGCGCGGTGCTGGATCTGGACATCGAAGGGATTGTGCTGAAACAGGGCGCCCCGACCGATCTGCCAAAAGCGCTCGCTGCGCTGCAGAAAGGCAAGAAGTTCACGCCTGAAAGCGTCTCTCGTCTGCTGGAAAAAATCAGTGCGGGTGGTTACGGTGACAAACGCCTGTCCCCGAAAGAGAGCGAAGTTCTGCGTCTGTTCGCCGAAGGTTTCCTGGTGACCGAGATTGCCAAGAAGCTGAACCGCAGCATTAAAACCATCAGCAGCCAGAAGAAATCAGCGATGATGAAGCTGGGCGTGGACAACGATATTGCCCTGCTGAACTATCTCTCCTCCGTTACGCTAAGCGCAACGGACAAGGATTGA
- the rcsC gene encoding two-component system sensor histidine kinase RcsC, which yields MKYLVSFRTTLKVSRYLFRALALLLWLLVALFSVFYIVNALHQKEAEIRQEFNLSSDQAQRYIQRTSDVMKELKYIAENRLTAENGILALRGRNDKTEVPDFQPLFPDSDCSTMSNTWRGSLESLAWFMRYWRDNFSAAYDLNRVFLIGSENLCMADFGLRDVPVERDDALKSLHERIVKYRNAPQDERGNNIFWVSQGPRQGVGYFYALTPVYLGNRLQALLGIEQTIRMENFFTPGSLPMGVTILDENGHQLISLAGPDNRLNVEPHWMQERSWFGYTSGFRELVLKKSLPPSSLSIVYSLPVDMVLERIRILIMNAILLNLIAGGALFTLARMYERKIFIPAESDAQRLEEHEQFNRKIVASAPVGICILRTQDGTNILSNELAHNYLNMLTHEDRQRLTQIICGQQVNFVDVLTSTHTNLQISFVHSRYRNENVAICVLVDVSARVKMEESLQEMAQAAEQASQSKSMFLATVSHELRTPLYGIIGNLDLLQTKELPKGVDRLVTAMNNSSSLLLKIISDILDFSKIESEQLKIEPREFSPREVMNHISANYLPLVVRKQLGLYCFIEPDVPLTLHGDPMRLQQVISNLLSNAIKFTDVGCIVLHVCRAGDYLSIRVRDTGVGIPAKEVVRLFDPFFQVGTGVQRNFQGTGLGLAICEKLVSMMDGDISVDTEPGMGSQFTIRIPLYSAQYPAKATVDGLSDKRCWLAVHNASLNDYLTALLAHCGVRVCRYEGQTPDVDDVLIADEMLEQAWQGRGSVLFCRRHIGIPVERAPGEWVHSVATPHELLSLLARIYKVELEESDGAGGLPSPESLASVNDDMMILVVDDHPINRRLLADQLGSLGYQCKTANDGVDALNVLSKNHIDIVLSDVNMPNMDGYRLTQRIRQLGLTLPVVGVTANALAEEKQRCLESGMDSCLSKPVTLDVLKQTLSIYADRVRKTRI from the coding sequence TTGAAATACCTCGTCTCCTTTCGTACTACGCTGAAAGTTTCTCGCTATCTGTTTCGGGCGCTGGCGCTCTTGCTCTGGCTGCTGGTGGCCTTGTTCTCGGTGTTTTACATCGTTAACGCGCTGCACCAGAAAGAGGCGGAGATCCGCCAGGAGTTTAACTTAAGCTCCGACCAGGCCCAGCGCTACATTCAGCGAACGTCTGACGTGATGAAGGAGCTGAAGTATATTGCCGAAAATCGTCTGACGGCGGAAAACGGCATCCTTGCGCTTCGCGGGCGTAACGATAAAACCGAAGTCCCGGACTTCCAGCCGCTGTTCCCTGATTCCGATTGCTCCACCATGAGCAATACCTGGCGCGGGTCGCTGGAATCCCTTGCCTGGTTTATGCGCTACTGGCGCGACAATTTCTCCGCCGCCTATGATCTTAACCGCGTATTCCTGATTGGCAGTGAAAATCTCTGCATGGCTGACTTTGGCCTGCGCGACGTGCCCGTTGAGCGTGACGATGCGCTGAAAAGCCTGCATGAACGTATTGTGAAATACCGCAATGCGCCGCAGGACGAGCGCGGGAATAACATCTTCTGGGTTAGCCAGGGCCCTCGCCAGGGCGTAGGCTATTTCTACGCCCTGACGCCGGTGTATCTGGGCAATCGCCTGCAGGCGCTGCTGGGGATTGAGCAGACCATTCGCATGGAAAACTTCTTCACCCCGGGCAGCCTGCCCATGGGGGTGACCATTCTGGATGAAAACGGCCATCAGCTGATCTCACTCGCCGGGCCCGATAACCGTTTAAACGTAGAACCGCACTGGATGCAGGAGCGGTCGTGGTTTGGCTATACCTCGGGCTTCCGCGAACTGGTGCTGAAGAAGAGCCTGCCGCCTTCGTCGCTGAGTATTGTCTATTCGCTGCCGGTGGATATGGTGCTTGAGCGGATACGCATTCTCATCATGAATGCCATTCTGCTGAACCTGATCGCGGGTGGGGCGCTGTTCACCCTGGCGCGCATGTACGAGCGGAAAATCTTTATTCCCGCCGAAAGCGACGCCCAGCGTCTGGAGGAACACGAGCAGTTTAACCGCAAGATTGTTGCCTCGGCGCCGGTGGGGATCTGTATTCTGCGTACCCAGGACGGGACCAATATCCTGAGTAACGAACTGGCGCATAACTACCTGAACATGCTGACGCATGAAGATCGACAGAGGCTGACGCAAATTATCTGCGGTCAGCAGGTTAACTTTGTCGACGTGCTCACCAGTACGCACACCAACCTGCAGATTAGCTTTGTACATTCCCGCTATCGTAATGAAAACGTGGCGATTTGCGTACTGGTGGATGTCTCCGCGCGCGTGAAGATGGAAGAGTCGTTGCAGGAGATGGCGCAGGCCGCGGAGCAGGCCAGCCAGTCGAAATCCATGTTCCTTGCCACCGTTAGTCACGAGCTGCGAACGCCGCTGTACGGGATTATCGGTAACCTCGATCTGCTGCAGACGAAAGAGTTGCCGAAAGGGGTCGACAGGCTGGTGACGGCGATGAACAACTCCTCCAGCCTGCTGCTGAAGATCATCAGCGATATTCTCGACTTCTCTAAAATTGAGTCTGAGCAGCTGAAAATCGAGCCGCGTGAGTTCTCGCCGCGCGAGGTCATGAACCATATCAGCGCCAACTATCTGCCGCTGGTGGTGCGTAAACAGCTGGGGCTCTACTGCTTTATCGAACCGGACGTGCCGCTGACGCTGCACGGCGATCCGATGCGCCTGCAGCAGGTCATCTCTAACCTGCTCAGCAATGCCATCAAATTCACCGATGTTGGCTGTATTGTGTTGCACGTCTGCCGGGCTGGGGATTACCTGAGCATTCGCGTTCGCGACACGGGCGTCGGCATCCCTGCGAAGGAGGTGGTTCGTCTGTTCGACCCGTTCTTCCAGGTTGGTACCGGCGTGCAGCGTAACTTCCAGGGCACCGGACTGGGGCTGGCGATTTGTGAGAAGCTCGTCAGCATGATGGATGGTGATATATCGGTGGATACCGAGCCCGGCATGGGCAGCCAGTTCACCATCCGTATTCCGCTCTATTCGGCGCAGTATCCGGCAAAAGCGACGGTAGACGGGCTGAGCGACAAGCGCTGCTGGCTGGCGGTGCATAACGCCTCGCTGAATGACTACCTGACGGCGCTGCTTGCCCACTGCGGCGTGAGAGTGTGCCGTTATGAAGGCCAAACACCGGATGTGGACGATGTGCTGATCGCCGACGAGATGCTGGAACAGGCGTGGCAGGGGAGAGGGTCTGTGCTCTTCTGTCGTCGCCACATCGGTATCCCGGTTGAGCGTGCACCAGGGGAATGGGTACACAGTGTTGCAACACCGCACGAGCTGTTGAGCCTGCTGGCGCGCATCTACAAAGTGGAACTGGAAGAGAGTGACGGCGCGGGTGGATTGCCTTCACCGGAGTCTCTGGCGTCGGTGAATGACGATATGATGATTCTGGTGGTGGATGACCATCCGATTAACCGTCGCCTGCTCGCTGATCAGCTTGGATCGCTGGGCTACCAGTGCAAAACCGCCAATGACGGCGTGGATGCGCTGAATGTGCTGAGTAAGAATCATATTGATATCGTGCTTAGCGACGTCAACATGCCAAACATGGACGGCTACCGTCTCACGCAGCGCATCCGACAGCTTGGCCTGACGCTGCCGGTGGTGGGCGTAACGGCGAACGCGCTGGCGGAAGAGAAACAGCGTTGTCTGGAGTCAGGCATGGACAGCTGTCTGTCCAAACCGGTGACGCTGGACGTGCTGAAACAGACATTGTCGATTTACGCGGATCGCGTGAGAAAAACCAGAATATAA
- the gyrA gene encoding DNA topoisomerase (ATP-hydrolyzing) subunit A, with translation MSDLAREITPVNIEEELKSSYLDYAMSVIVGRALPDVRDGLKPVHRRVLYAMNVLGNDWNKAYKKSARVVGDVIGKYHPHGDTAVYDTIVRMAQPFSLRYMLVDGQGNFGSVDGDSAAAMRYTEIRMSKIAHELMADLEKETVDFVDNYDGTERIPDVMPTKIPNLLVNGSSGIAVGMATNIPPHNITEVINGCLAYIDDEDISIEGLMEHIPGPDFPTAAIINGRRGIEEAYRTGRGKIYIRARAEVEADAKTGRETIIVHEIPYQVNKARLIEKIAELVKEKRVEGISALRDESDKDGMRIVIEIKRDAVGEVVLNNLYSQTQLQVSFGINMVALHHGQPKIMNLKEILSAFVRHRREVVTRRTIFELRKARDRAHILEALAVALANIDPIIELIRRAPTPAEAKAALISRPWDLGNVAAMLERAGDDAARPEWLEPEYGVRDGQYYLTEQQAQAILDLRLQKLTGLEHEKLLDEYKELLEQIAELLHILGSAERLMEVIREELELVRDQFGDERRTEITANSSDINIEDLINREDVVVTLSHQGYVKYQPLTDYEAQRRGGKGKSAARIKEEDFIDRLLVANTHDTILCFSSRGRLYWMKVYQLPEASRGARGRPIVNLLPLEANERITAILPVREYEEGVNVFMATASGTVKKTALTEFSRPRSAGIIAVNLNEGDELIGVDLTSGSDEVMLFSAAGKVVRFKENAVRAMGRTATGVRGIKLAGEDSVVSLIIPRGEGAILTVTQNGYGKRTAEGEYPTKSRGTQGVISIKVTERNGSVVGAVQVDDADQIMMITDAGTLVRTRVSEISVVGRNTQGVILIRTAEDENVVGLQRVAEPVDDEELDSIDGSVAEGDDDIAPEADTDDDVADDADE, from the coding sequence ATGAGCGACCTTGCGAGAGAAATTACACCGGTTAACATCGAGGAAGAGCTGAAGAGCTCCTATCTGGACTATGCGATGTCGGTCATTGTTGGCCGTGCGCTGCCGGACGTCCGCGATGGCCTTAAGCCGGTACACCGTCGCGTACTATACGCCATGAACGTATTGGGCAATGACTGGAATAAAGCCTATAAAAAATCTGCCCGCGTCGTCGGTGACGTCATCGGTAAATATCACCCGCATGGTGATACCGCCGTTTATGACACCATCGTTCGTATGGCGCAGCCATTCTCCTTGCGCTACATGCTGGTAGATGGTCAGGGTAACTTTGGTTCAGTCGACGGCGACTCCGCTGCGGCGATGCGTTATACGGAAATCCGTATGTCGAAAATCGCTCATGAGCTGATGGCCGACCTGGAAAAAGAGACCGTTGATTTCGTCGACAACTACGACGGCACCGAGCGCATCCCAGATGTGATGCCAACCAAGATCCCGAACCTGTTGGTTAACGGTTCGTCCGGTATCGCAGTCGGTATGGCAACCAACATTCCGCCGCACAATATCACCGAGGTGATCAACGGCTGCCTGGCCTATATCGACGATGAAGACATCAGCATTGAAGGGCTGATGGAACACATCCCGGGTCCGGACTTCCCGACTGCAGCGATCATCAACGGTCGTCGCGGTATTGAAGAAGCGTACCGCACCGGCCGCGGCAAGATTTACATCCGTGCTCGCGCAGAAGTGGAAGCGGACGCTAAAACCGGCCGTGAGACCATCATTGTTCACGAGATCCCGTATCAGGTGAACAAAGCGCGTCTGATTGAAAAAATCGCCGAGCTGGTAAAAGAAAAACGTGTTGAAGGCATCAGCGCGCTGCGTGACGAGTCTGACAAAGACGGTATGCGCATCGTGATTGAGATTAAACGCGACGCGGTGGGTGAGGTTGTGCTGAACAACCTGTACTCCCAGACTCAGCTTCAGGTCTCCTTCGGTATCAACATGGTTGCGCTGCACCATGGCCAGCCGAAGATCATGAACCTGAAAGAGATCCTGAGCGCGTTCGTGCGTCACCGCCGCGAAGTGGTGACCCGTCGTACCATCTTCGAACTGCGCAAAGCGCGCGACCGTGCGCACATCCTTGAAGCGCTGGCGGTTGCGCTGGCCAACATCGACCCGATCATCGAACTGATCCGCCGTGCGCCAACCCCGGCGGAAGCGAAAGCCGCCCTGATTTCCCGTCCGTGGGATCTGGGTAACGTCGCCGCGATGCTGGAACGTGCGGGCGATGACGCAGCGCGTCCTGAGTGGCTGGAACCTGAATACGGCGTGCGTGACGGTCAGTATTACCTGACTGAACAGCAGGCCCAGGCGATTCTGGATCTGCGTCTGCAGAAACTGACCGGCCTTGAGCATGAAAAACTGCTCGACGAATACAAAGAGCTGCTGGAACAGATTGCTGAACTGCTGCACATCCTGGGCAGCGCAGAGCGCCTGATGGAAGTGATCCGTGAAGAGCTGGAGCTGGTCCGCGATCAGTTCGGCGACGAGCGCCGCACCGAAATCACCGCGAACAGCTCTGATATCAACATTGAAGATCTGATCAACCGCGAAGACGTGGTCGTCACCCTGTCTCACCAGGGCTATGTGAAGTATCAGCCGCTGACCGACTACGAAGCACAGCGTCGTGGCGGTAAAGGCAAATCTGCAGCGCGTATTAAAGAAGAAGACTTTATTGACCGCCTGCTGGTGGCGAACACCCATGACACGATCCTCTGCTTCTCCAGCCGCGGTCGTCTGTACTGGATGAAAGTCTATCAGCTGCCGGAAGCGAGCCGTGGCGCGCGTGGTCGTCCAATCGTTAACCTGCTGCCGCTGGAAGCGAACGAACGTATCACCGCCATCCTGCCGGTACGCGAGTACGAAGAGGGCGTGAACGTCTTTATGGCGACCGCCAGCGGTACCGTGAAGAAAACCGCGCTGACCGAGTTCAGCCGTCCGCGTTCCGCCGGGATCATCGCGGTGAACCTGAACGAAGGCGACGAGCTGATCGGTGTGGATCTGACCTCCGGTTCTGATGAAGTAATGCTGTTCTCTGCGGCCGGTAAAGTGGTGCGCTTTAAAGAGAACGCCGTCCGCGCAATGGGTCGTACCGCTACGGGCGTTCGTGGTATCAAACTGGCTGGCGAAGACAGCGTTGTTTCTCTGATTATTCCGCGCGGTGAAGGGGCTATCCTGACCGTGACGCAGAATGGTTACGGTAAACGTACGGCGGAAGGGGAATACCCAACCAAGTCTCGCGGCACGCAGGGCGTTATCTCTATCAAAGTTACCGAGCGCAACGGTTCCGTTGTGGGCGCGGTGCAGGTGGACGATGCCGACCAGATCATGATGATCACCGATGCCGGTACGCTGGTGCGTACCCGCGTGTCTGAGATCAGCGTGGTGGGGCGTAACACCCAGGGCGTGATCCTCATCCGTACAGCGGAAGATGAAAACGTGGTGGGTCTGCAGCGCGTTGCTGAGCCGGTGGATGACGAAGAGCTCGATTCCATCGACGGTAGCGTTGCGGAAGGCGATGATGATATCGCGCCGGAAGCCGATACCGACGATGACGTAGCGGATGACGCTGACGAGTAA
- the ubiG gene encoding bifunctional 2-polyprenyl-6-hydroxyphenol methylase/3-demethylubiquinol 3-O-methyltransferase UbiG, producing MNAEKSPVAHNVDHEEIAKFEAVASRWWDLEGEFKPLHRINPLRLGYIAERSGGLFGKKVLDVGCGGGILAESMAREGANVTGLDMGFEPLQVARLHALESGIQVEYVQETVEAHAAKHAHQYDVVTCMEMLEHVPDPQSVVHACAKLVKPGGQVFFSTINRNGKAWLMAVVGAEYVLRMVPKGTHDVKKFIKPAELLSWVDQTWLKEQHITGLHYNPLTNKFKLAPGVDVNYMLHTTAKND from the coding sequence ATGAATGCCGAAAAATCCCCGGTGGCTCACAACGTTGACCACGAAGAGATTGCCAAATTTGAAGCGGTGGCGTCCCGCTGGTGGGATCTCGAAGGTGAGTTCAAACCGCTGCATCGCATTAACCCGCTGCGTCTGGGCTATATCGCGGAGCGTTCCGGCGGTCTGTTCGGTAAGAAAGTGCTCGACGTCGGCTGCGGCGGCGGCATCCTGGCTGAAAGCATGGCGCGCGAAGGGGCGAACGTCACTGGCCTGGATATGGGCTTTGAACCGCTCCAGGTTGCCCGCCTTCACGCGCTGGAGTCCGGCATACAGGTGGAATACGTGCAGGAAACCGTGGAAGCGCACGCAGCAAAACACGCCCATCAGTACGATGTAGTGACCTGCATGGAGATGCTGGAGCACGTTCCCGATCCGCAGTCGGTGGTGCACGCCTGTGCAAAACTGGTGAAGCCGGGCGGCCAGGTCTTCTTCTCAACCATCAACCGTAACGGTAAAGCCTGGCTGATGGCCGTTGTCGGTGCGGAGTATGTGCTACGCATGGTGCCGAAAGGGACCCACGACGTGAAGAAATTCATTAAGCCTGCGGAGTTGTTAAGCTGGGTTGACCAGACGTGGCTCAAAGAGCAGCACATCACCGGCCTGCACTACAACCCGCTGACCAATAAGTTCAAACTCGCACCGGGCGTTGATGTTAACTATATGTTGCACACAACCGCCAAAAACGACTAA